In Zingiber officinale cultivar Zhangliang chromosome 1A, Zo_v1.1, whole genome shotgun sequence, a genomic segment contains:
- the LOC122035241 gene encoding small subunit processome component 20 homolog isoform X2 yields the protein MEFLLCYGSKALLEVTSGILRHLCTAIDPKELEVIYNCLFEETSKCITNRYLDQLNHLLSLLVFLIDGNKIIDGPKLLNLVDSFVQSFVVPSIGVKVESVTHKVLKKVLKLMLHLLDIPSISVDISSILPLYVPAFKLNSSSLCPFLDELILKEPQIVQVFRSHILSAMDDLIEDSPEETLSLMLTFFAKQSKYESCYIVEVSEDKVHMLCNFLREKIVYWIKLFGTAESNNQFYKQIPESEVAILWGVICCFPYFPILHEKFGLFKELINSIDQFLEAETDKIENMLKSTWQGILGGVLSSYHKLLLVNKLATSEVKTFLNLAKKHKSSLQVLSSVAEYLDSISGTEFEEDSSLKAFQKVDEQDAVDAVISLAVNLSHPNKAIRLSTLRILFHYRPRVDALPSNDIRPCKKLKTDQSGANNEISQHTDVIKLLLSVEATPLSIFTSRNAIVLLQNLQISLSSGRIGDSYIPLLFNGIIGILHNRFSQIWEAALECLATLISQYKELVWIYFVHYLDLSQSKIISENPQLEAVTQELNDDNSDDDIVVIAPASADFSLVKRFKLYLAPAFDCTPSVTIITLLLHSLQKISDIAESRSRQLIPLFLKFLGYGANDNFSFESYAGHACQRKDWKVILKEWLNLLVRMCNAKSLYQSAVLKEVLMKRLLDDVDADIQLKVLDCLLNWKDDFLISYEKHLKNLIISKNLREGLATWSVSKESQCIQEEHRCHFIPILIRLLTPKVWTLKTLGSRKHTGLALRKAILCFLAQLEVDELLLFFMLLLKPLLPRPRANEVLDVQTAEASTNITHGSSSSILNKYSTSILVADLSWKQKYGFLHVIDEILRIFDEAHIKPYLNALLKIVGWILESCMPNLSSGDSLSNSKMTSKQLKDLRSLCLKIISFVLNKYVNHDFESDFWDIFFRSTKPLLDSFKHEGSSGERLNLLLSCFISMSKSTKLLSLLEREANLVPTIFSALSLSTASDAIIYPVLEFIENLLNLDNSEDHLENKSVKNLLVPHIDVLIQSLHGHLLSRNEAYRKSINWPGNAESRVLKLLARYIVDPVVAGQFVDILLPCFKKKNLNIDDALSGLLVLKGTLSVVGSESYEKILKAILPLLVSSGLDVRLCICDILHGLKDIDSSIASVAKLLCDLNAVSSSLLGELDYDRRISAYEKIKPGLFSELKVEHVMLILSHCVYDMSHVELIFRQSASNALLSFIHFAASVLENSEDNSSKMLLNNETQEVPEDHILKKEDSQSIWTKKSIKQIVNTTFLSNVGGALNKDISVLREWFAVLRGMVYYLNGLPSLNPLKSLYSEDDEVDFFNNIVHLQIHRRKRAVLRFRNILGSGNLTEDLIAKIFLPLFFKMLLDQDGKGLDLANVCLDTIASIAGHMQSWDSYRSLLMKSFKEIAQKPDKQKVLLRLICAILDNFPFSNKEIPKALNDQSEISAPEAKANLSNVEALKYLQNVFFPQIQKLLTSDTLNVNVNFNLAAIKVLKLLPVEIKDSHLSTIIHRVCCFLKNRLESIRDEARSALVACLKELGLKYLQYVVKVLQAILKRGYELHVLGYTVNFILSKTLVNIDAGELDYCLEDLLTVAEADILGDVAEEKEVEKIASKMKETKKKKSYETLELIAQRITFRTHAIKLLSPISAHLQKHVTPRVKVRLQTMLQHIALGIERNSSVETSELFHFVYELIKGSFSPEGSQGYWISNEGIQKTSVGKMSQKMSISNSSKHDSHNTHLIVVFALGLLLNHVKKLMKMELLKNDEQLLSMLDPFVSLLSNCLCSKYEDVLAAAFRCLALLVTKPLPSIETHADNITSLLLEIVQKSGNVGSSLVQSCLKVLTVLLRRTSISLTNRQLQLLIHFPVFMDIQTKPSPIALSLLKSIIHQKLVVHEIYDIVVQVAELMVASHSEPIRKKSNEVLLQFLLNYPLSDKRLQQHMDFLLANLSYEHLSGREVVLQTLYDILKKFPASVVDSQAQSFFLHLVVALANEQDIKLRGMICGAMKVLLDRISQHVMHSIVSYTISWYTGEKSHLWSASAEVLSLLVQVMKKDFWFKIGNILQVMRDRLKSSAHAAGSSKDDILKDAAVPLWKEAYYSLILLDNMLQHFPDLYFEENVQEIWMIICKLMLHPHTWVRCISSSLVHSYFTTVKETSKRDDQKLKSRSYFLLCPSRLFAIAALCLNQLKTHLIDEKTSNLIRENLVFSTCALHSRLANTPVPHKYWSTLDSHEQSIFLEALEILGSRGTKDAFLLSTPARSDSLEKINHIYEDKQDLRSLLVIPLLKSMGKISMQMRDTQMQVIFDSFTMMFKQIDSEGLQAYATYILIPLYKVCEGFSGKVISDKTKQLAGVVCDALRDKIGVENFVHIYNVLRQKFKEKREKKRNMQKQLAVINPMRFAKRKLQLAAKHTVHKRRRIMSMRMQQGRS from the exons ATGGAGTTTCTGCTTTGCTATG GTTCTAAGGCTCTTTTAGAAGTTACATCAGGCATTCTTCGCCATTTATGCACTGCAATTGACCCTAAAGAGTTGGAAGTAATATACAATTGTTTGTTTGAAGAGACATCTAAGTGCATCACCAATCGTTACTTGGATCAGCTAAATCACCTGTTgtctcttcttgtttttcttattGATGGGAACAAAATTATTG ATGGACCAAAGTTGCTTAATCTTGTAGATTCATTTGTACAATCGTTTGTTGTACCTTCTATTGGTGTGAAGGTGGAATCCGTGACACATAAGGTTCTTAAGAAAGTCCTGAAATTGATGCTGCACCTTCTTGATATTCCATCCATTTCTGTTGATATATCCAGCATCTTGCCACTATATGTTCCTGCATTTAAGTTGAACAGCTCTAG CCTCTGCCCTTTTTTAGATGAACTCATCCTGAAGGAACCTCAAATTGTACAGGTATTCAGAAGCCATATATTAAG TGCCATGGATGATTTAATTGAAGATTCTCCTGAAGAAACCTTATCCTTGATGTTAACATTCTTTGCAAAACAGAGCAAATATGAGAGCTGTTATATTGTTGAAGTTTCTGAAGACAAAGTTCATATGTTATGCAATTTCTTAAGAGAGAAGATTGTGTACTGGATCAAATTATTTGGTACTGCAGAGAGCAATAACCAATTTTACAAGCAAATACCTGAATCTGAAGTGGCCATCTTATGGGGAGTAATCTGttgttttccttattttccaatttTGCATGAGAAATTTGGACTTTTTAAAGAACTGATCAATTCTATCGATCAGTTTCTGGAAGCTGAGACTG ataaaatagaaaatatgcTGAAATCTACTTGGCAGGGCATTCTTGGTGGTGTGTTGAGTTCGTATCATAAACTGCTGTTGGTCAATAAACTTGCCACTTCAGAAGTAAAGACATTTTTGAATCTTGCAAAGAAACACAAATCATCTCTTCAAGTATTGTCATCTGTAGCTGAATATTTGGATTCTATTTCTGG GACTGAATTTGAGGAGGATTCCAGTCTGAAAGCATTTCAAAAAGTTGATGAGCAAGATGCTGTGGACGCAGTTATCTCATTAGCAGTCAATTTGAGTCATCCAAATAAGGCCATTCGCTTGTCCACTTTGAGAATATTGTTTCACTATAGACCACGTGTCGATGCTCTTCCTTCAAATGACATACGCCCTTGTAAGAAGTTAAAAACGGATCAATCTGGAGCTAACAATGAAATTTCTCAACACACTGAT GTTATCAAACTTCTCCTTTCAGTTGAGGCGACTCCGTTATCAATTTTTACAAGCCGTAATGCTATTGTACTTCTGCAAAACTTGCAAATTAGTCTTTCTTCTGGACGGATTGGAGATTCTtatattccccttttattcaatGGGATTATTGGAATTCTACATAATCGTTTTAGCCAAATATGGGAAGCTGCACTAGAGTGCCTCGCTACTTTGATAAGCCAATACAAGGAACTTGTATGGATTTATTTTGTGCATTATCTTGACCTATCTCAATCCAAGATTATTTCTGAAAATCCTCAGCTGGAAG CTGTGACTCAGGAACTCAATGATGATAACTCTGACGATGACATTGTTGTCATTGCTCCTGCTTCTGCTGATTTTTCTTTGGTTAAACGCTTTAAGTTATATCTGGCTCCTGCTTTTGATTGTACGCCTAGTGTGACCATAATAACTCTATTACTTCATTCGCTTCAAAAGATTTCAGACATTGCTGAATCTAGGTCGCGACAACTTATACCTTTGTTCTTGAAATTTTTGGGTTATGGTGCAAATGATAATTTCAG TTTTGAGTCATATGCTGGTCATGCTTGTCAGAGAAAGGACTGGAAGGTGATTCTAAAAGAGTGGTTGAACTTACTGGTACGAATGTGTAATGCTAAATCTTTGTATCAAAGTGCAGTACTCAAGGAAGTTCTGATGAAAAG GCTTCTAGATGATGTTGATGCAGACATACAATTAAAAGTTCTTGATTGCTTACTGAATTGGAAGGATGACTTTCTGATCTCATATGAGAAGCATCTCAAgaatttgatcatatcaaaaaactTGCGTGAGGGGCTTGCTACGTGGTCTGTTTCGAAAGAGTCACAATGCATTCAGGAAGAACATAGGTGTCATTTTATTCCTATACTCATCAGATTGTTAACACCAAAAGTTTGGACACTAAAGACTCTTGGTTCAAGAAAG CATACAGGTTTAGCTCTTAGAAAAGCAATTCTATGTTTCTTGGCCCAGCTTGAAGTTGATGAGCTTCTGCTTTTTTTCATGTTACTTTTAAAGCCATTATTGCCCAGGCCAAGAGCAAATGAAGTGCTTGATGTTCAGACTGCTGAAGCATCTACAAACATCACACATGGATCTAGCTCCTCCATCCTTAATAAATATTCAACATCAATTCTCGTGGCTGACCTGTCATGGAAACAGAAATATGGTTTTCTACATGTCATAGATgaaattctaaggatttttgaTGAAGCACACATCAAGCCATATCTCAATGCATTGCTCAAGATTGTTGGCTGGATATTAGAGAGCTGCATGCCAAATCTTTCAAGTGGAGATAGTTTGAGTAACTCAAAG ATGACTTCAAAGCAATTAAAGGACTTGAGATCCTTATgcctaaaaattatttcttttgtgCTTAATAAGTATGTGAATCATGACTTTGAGTCAGATTTCTGGGACATCTTTTTCCGTTCCACGAAGCCTCTGCTAGACAGCTTCAAACATGAGGGTTCAAGTGGTGAAAGACTAAACCTACttctttcttgctttatttcAATGAGCAAAAGCACCAAACTACTTTCATTATTGGAGAGGGAGGCAAATCTTGTCCCTACAATTTTTTCAGCGCTATCTCTAAGCACTGCGTCCGATGCAATCATATATCCTGTTCTcgaatttattgaaaatttgtTGAATCTCGATAACAGCGAGGATCATCTAGAAAATAAGTCTGTAAAAAATCTTTTGGTGCCTCATATAGATGTACTTATCCAAAGTCTTCATGGGCACTTGCTGTCTCGCAATGAAGCTTACag GAAATCGATCAATTGGCCTGGTAATGCAGAGTCAAGAGTATTAAAATTGTTGGCTAGATATATTGTTGATCCTGTTGTAGCCGGACAATTTGTGGACATACTGCTGCcatgtttcaagaagaaaaacTTAAATATTG ATGATGCTTTGTCAGGTTTACTGGTTCTTAAAGGTACCCTGTCCGTTGTAGGATCTGAATCATATGAGAAAATTCTCAAGGCAATTCTGCCTTTGCTAGTTTCTTCTGGATTGGATGTTCGATTGTGCATTTGTGATATTCTTCATGGGCTTAAGGATATTGATTCTTCAATAGCCAGTGTG GCCAAGCTTTTGTGCGACTTAAATGCTGTTTCTTCCTCGTTACTTGGAGAGCTTGATTATGACAGAAGAATCAGTGCTTATGAAAAAATTAAGCCAGGATTGTTTTCTGAGCTAAAAGTAGAGCATGTTATGTTGATACTTTCACACTGTGTATATGATATGTCACATGTCGAATTAATTTTTCGACAGAGTGCATCTAATGCACTGTTATCCTTTATTCATTTTGCTGCATCAGTGTTGGAAAACAGTGAGGATAATTCCTCAAAGATGCTGTTGAACAATGAAACACAGGAAGTCCCAGAAGATCACATTCTGAAGAAGGAAGATAGTCAAAGTATATGGACAAAAAAGAGTATTAAGCAGATAGTTAATACAACTTTTCTCTCCAATGTTGGTGGTGCCTTAAACAAAGATATTTCAGTGTTAAGA GAATGGTTTGCTGTCCTACGGGGTATGGTATATTATCTAAATGGATTACCATCTTTAAATCCACTCAAATCTCTCTACAGTGAGGATGATGAAGTAGACTTTTTTAACAATATTGTCCACTTACAG ATACATCGAAGGAAAAGGGCAGTATTACGTTTTAGAAATATCCTGGGTTCAGGGAACTTAACAGAG GACCTTATCGCCAAAATCTTCCTTCCACTATTTTTCAAGATGTTGCTCGATCAAGATGGGAAAGGATTGGATTTAGCAAATGTTTGTTTAGATACAATTGCCTCTATTGCAGGTCATATGCAGAGCTGGGATTCCTATCGGTCCCTATTAATGAAAAGTTTTAAAGAGATAGCTCAAAAACCAGATAAACAAAAAGTGTTGTTGCGTTTGATATGCGCCATCCTTGATAATTTCCCATTTTCAAACAAGGAAATTCCCAAAGCTTTAAATGATCAAAGTGAAATTTCTGCTCCTGAAGCCAAAGCCAATTTATCAAATGTTGAGGCACTGAAGTATTTGCAAAATGTATTCTTTCCACAGATTCAAAAACTACTGACTTCTGATACACTAAATGTCAATGTGAATTTCAATCTTGCCGCTATCAAAGTACTAAAGTTGCTCCCGGTGGAAATCAAGGACTCACATCTTTCAACCATAATACACCGCGTATGCTGTTTTTTAAAGAATCGCTTGGAAAGCATACGTGATGAAGCAAGGTCAGCTCTGGTTGCATGCTTGAAGGAGCTTGGACTGAAATACCTGCAGTATGTAGTCAAAGTTTTGCAAGCAATATTGAAAAGAGGATATGAGTTGCATGTGTTGGGTTACACGGTCAACTTCATATTATCGAAGACTCTGGTTAATATAGACGCCGGTGAACTTGATTACTGTCTGGAAGACTTGCTCACTGTAGCTGAGGCTGACATTCTTGGAGACGTTGCCGAGGAAAAGGAGGTTGAGAAGATCGCCTCTAAAATGaaagaaacaaagaagaaaaaGTCATATGAGACTCTTGAACTAATTGCTCAGAGAATTACCTTCAGGACTCATGCTATTAAGTTGCTTTCACCTATCAGTGCACACCTTCAAAAACATGTTACACCTAGGGTGAAGGTGAGGCTTCAGACAATGCTACAACATATTGCTCTTGGCATCGAACGCAACTCTTCAGTCGAAACTTCAGAACTTTTTCATTTTGTCTATGAGCTTATTAAAGGTAGTTTCAGTCCAGAAGGTTCTCAAGGCTATTGGATATCCAACGAAGGGATACAAAAGACATCTGTTGGCAAAATGTCACAGAAAATGAGTATTTCAAATTCTTCCAAACATGATTCACATAACACTCATCTGATTGTTGTATTTGCGCTTGGGTTACTTCTTAATCATGTGAAGAAATTGATGAAGATGGAATTGCTCAAGAATGATGAGCAGCTATTATCAATGTTAGACCCCTTTGTAAGCCTATTGAGCAATTGCTTATGTTCCAAATATGAAGATGTTCTGGCTGCTGCTTTCAGGTGTCTTGCTCTGTTGGTGACGAAACCATTACCATCTATTGAAACCCATGCTGACAATATTACAAGTTTGCTCCTAGAAATTGTCCAAAAATCTGGAAATGTTGGAAGTTCACTGGTGCAGTCCTGTCTGAAAGTCCTCACAGTGTTATTGAGACGCACTAGTATTTCTCTTACAAATCGTCAGCTGCAATTATTAATTCACTTTCCAGTTTTTATGGATATCCAAACAAAACCATCTCCTATTGCTCTTTCTCTTTTGAAGTCAATAATTCACCAAAAGCTTGTTGTCCATGAAATATATGACATTGTTGTGCAAGTTGCTGAGTTGATGGTGGCAAGTCATTCAGAACCAATTCGCAAGAAGAGTAATGAAGTTCTGTTGCAATTTCTTCTTAATTACCCTCTGTCTGATAAGCGTTTGCAACAACATATGGATTTCTTGTTAGCAAATCTAAG CTATGAACATTTGTCTGGAAGAGAAGTTGTGCTACAGACTCTGTATGATATATTGAAAAAGTTTCCTGCAAGTGTTGTGGACAGTCAGGCACAGTCATTTTTTCTGCACTTGGTGGTGGCCCTAGCAAATGAACAAGATATCAAACTGCGAGGCATGATTTGTGGAGCCATGAAAGTTCTGTTGGATCGCATAAGCCAACATGTGATGCATTCCATTGTGAGCTACACAATATCATGGTACACAGGTGAAAAGTCACATTTGTGGAGTGCTTCAGCTGAG GTTCTTAGCTTGTTGGTTCAAGTTATGAAAAAGGATTTCTGGTTTAAGATTGGTAATATATTGCAAGTTATGAGAGATAGACTCAAATCTTCTGCTCATGCTGCTGGTAGCAGTAAAGATGACATTTTGAAAGATGCTGCAGTTCCTTTATGGAAGGAAGCGTATTATTCACTTATTTTACTGGACAACATGCTACAACACTTCCCAGATTTATATTTTGAAGAGAATGTTCAG GAGATATGGATGATAATATGCAAATTAATGCTCCATCCACACACTTGGGTACGATGTATTTCCAGCAGCCTTGTGCACTCTTATTTCACTACAGTCAAAGAAACCAGTAAACGTGATGACCAGAAGCTGAAATCTAGATCCTATTTTCTTTTATGCCCAAGTAGACTTTTTGCTATTGCTGCATTATGTTTGAATCAGCTGAAGACCCACCTGATCGATGAAAAAACAAGCAATCTCATAAGGGAGAATCTTGTATTTTCAACATGTGCTCTGCATTCCAGGCTTGCAAATACACCAGTACCTCACAAATATTGGTCTACCCTTGATTCCCATGAGCAGAGCATCTTTCTCGAGGCTCTTGAAATTCTTGGTTCAAGAGGCACAAAGGATGCTTTCTTGTTATCTACTCCTGCTCGAAGTGATTCATTGGAGAAGATTAATCATATTTATGAAGACAAGCAAGATCTCAGGTCATTGCTTGTTATACCTCTGTTGAAGAGCATGGGCAAAATTTCGATGCAGATGAGGGACACACAG ATGCAGGTTATTTTTGATTCCTTCACGATGATGTTTAAacagatcgattcagaaggtttGCAGGCATATGCTACCTACATTCTGATTCCACTATATAAAGTTTGCGAAGGATTCTCTGGGAAGGTCATCAGTG ATAAAACCAAACAATTAGCAGGAGTAGTATGTGATGCCTTAAGGGATAAAATTGGTGTCGAAAACTTTGTGCATATCTACAATGTATTAAGGCAGAAGttcaaggagaagagggagaagaagagaaacatGCAAAAGCAGCTTGCTGTTATCAATCCAATGCGTTTTGCCAAGAGAAAATTGCAACTGGCTGCCAAACATACAGTCCACAAGAGGAGAAGGATAATGTCAATGAGGATGCAACAAGGAAGAAGTTAG